Proteins encoded within one genomic window of Halomonas sp. YLGW01:
- a CDS encoding aldehyde dehydrogenase family protein has protein sequence MRELPNTPPAAALIDGRWVDTAETLMVEAPASASPLARIARGGEAEIDAAVAAARRAFAGQTGDWPAWPARRRGQWLAAFAEDIEADAETLSALECADTGKPISQARADIAACARYFRFYAGGADKLHGETIPFETDYAVMTLREPFGVCGQIIPWNYPSQIFGRCVAAALAAGNTVVLKPAEDACLSVLRLAALASRTELPPGVLNVVPGLGREAGAALAAHPGIDHLSFTGSPETGTRVTQAAAEHHVPVTLELGGKSPQLVFADADLDAALPAVLRGIIQNAGQTCSAGSRLLVEAGCFDEVVGRLAESFAALRCDVGEADPDCGPLINARQREQLETRLAAARADGIRVAAAGRLAPGAPEGGHFVMPQLLVDVPPGHAVTREELFGPMLVVERFADEAEALRLANATDFGLCAGVWTRDGGRQLRLAKAIRSGQVFVNNYGAAGGVELPFGGVGRSGHGREKGFEGLKSYTRLKTIAIRHG, from the coding sequence TCGCCCGGGGTGGCGAGGCGGAGATCGATGCCGCGGTGGCCGCGGCTCGCCGGGCCTTCGCGGGGCAGACCGGCGACTGGCCCGCCTGGCCGGCGCGCCGGCGCGGCCAGTGGCTCGCGGCCTTCGCCGAGGACATCGAGGCCGATGCCGAGACGCTCTCGGCCCTCGAGTGTGCCGATACCGGCAAGCCGATCAGCCAGGCCCGGGCCGACATCGCCGCCTGCGCCCGCTACTTCCGCTTCTATGCCGGCGGCGCCGACAAGCTGCACGGCGAGACGATTCCCTTCGAGACCGACTATGCGGTGATGACGCTGCGCGAGCCCTTCGGTGTCTGTGGCCAGATCATCCCCTGGAACTATCCGTCGCAGATCTTCGGGCGCTGCGTGGCCGCGGCCTTGGCCGCCGGCAACACCGTGGTGCTGAAGCCCGCCGAGGACGCCTGCCTGAGCGTGCTGCGCCTGGCGGCGCTGGCCAGTCGTACCGAGCTGCCGCCGGGGGTGCTCAACGTGGTGCCGGGGCTCGGGCGTGAGGCCGGGGCGGCGCTGGCGGCGCACCCGGGCATCGATCATCTGTCCTTCACCGGCTCGCCCGAGACCGGAACCCGGGTCACCCAGGCGGCGGCCGAGCACCATGTGCCGGTGACCCTGGAGCTCGGCGGCAAGTCGCCGCAGCTGGTGTTCGCCGATGCCGATCTCGACGCAGCGCTGCCGGCGGTGCTGCGCGGCATCATCCAGAACGCCGGCCAGACCTGCTCGGCGGGCAGCCGGCTGCTGGTCGAGGCCGGCTGCTTCGATGAGGTGGTGGGGCGGCTGGCCGAGTCCTTCGCCGCCCTGCGCTGCGACGTGGGCGAGGCCGACCCGGACTGCGGCCCGTTGATCAACGCCCGCCAGCGCGAGCAGCTCGAGACGCGGCTGGCGGCGGCCAGGGCCGACGGCATCCGCGTGGCGGCGGCGGGGCGCCTCGCCCCGGGTGCGCCCGAGGGCGGCCACTTCGTGATGCCGCAGCTGCTGGTGGATGTACCGCCGGGGCATGCGGTGACCCGCGAGGAGCTGTTCGGCCCGATGCTGGTGGTCGAGCGCTTTGCGGACGAGGCCGAGGCGCTCCGGCTCGCCAATGCCACCGACTTCGGCCTCTGTGCCGGGGTCTGGACCCGCGACGGCGGCCGCCAGCTGCGCCTGGCCAAGGCCATCCGCAGCGGCCAGGTGTTCGTCAACAACTACGGTGCCGCGGGCGGCGTCGAGCTGCCCTTCGGCGGGGTGGGGCGGTCCGGTCATGGCCGCGAGAAGGGGTTCGAGGGGCTGAAGAGCTACACCCGCCTGAAGACCATCGCCATCCGTCACGGCTAG
- a CDS encoding NAD(P)-dependent oxidoreductase, with protein sequence MSEFRRVGLIGVGLMGHGIARNLLRHGHALHFLDHPGNQPVEDLIVDGAVRHSSGAEVAAVAEVVILCVTGSPQVEAVLCEAGGVLEGLTPGTTVIDCSTAIPSATVALAERVEACGGRFCDAAMTRTPKEAEAGRLNLIVGAPPALYAEIRPLLTSFAETISHVGPVGSGHRVKLLHNFVSLGFSAVLAEAAAAARRADVAPEALIEVLGNGGGAGVVLERLKPFILADDASGFRFSLSNAGKDIGYYQQMVEELGASHQAADGIAGLYRQAIEQGHGQAAVPELVALLAEAPR encoded by the coding sequence ATGAGTGAATTTCGCCGTGTCGGGCTGATCGGCGTTGGCCTGATGGGCCACGGCATCGCCCGCAACCTGCTGCGCCACGGCCATGCGCTGCACTTTCTCGACCATCCGGGTAACCAGCCGGTGGAGGATCTCATCGTCGATGGCGCGGTGCGTCATTCAAGCGGCGCCGAGGTGGCCGCCGTGGCCGAGGTGGTGATCCTCTGCGTCACCGGTTCGCCCCAGGTCGAGGCGGTGCTCTGCGAGGCTGGTGGCGTGCTCGAGGGGCTCACGCCCGGCACCACGGTGATCGACTGCTCCACGGCGATTCCCAGTGCCACGGTGGCACTCGCCGAGCGGGTCGAGGCCTGCGGCGGGCGCTTCTGCGATGCGGCCATGACCCGCACCCCGAAGGAGGCCGAGGCCGGGCGGCTCAACCTGATCGTCGGCGCGCCGCCGGCGCTCTATGCCGAGATTCGGCCGCTGCTGACGAGCTTCGCCGAGACGATCAGCCATGTGGGGCCGGTGGGCAGCGGACACCGGGTCAAGCTCCTGCACAACTTCGTCTCGTTGGGCTTCTCGGCGGTGCTCGCCGAGGCGGCGGCCGCCGCGCGCCGTGCCGATGTCGCGCCGGAGGCGCTTATCGAGGTGCTGGGGAACGGCGGCGGGGCGGGGGTGGTACTCGAGCGCCTGAAACCCTTCATTCTCGCCGATGATGCATCGGGCTTTCGCTTCTCGCTCTCCAATGCCGGCAAGGATATCGGTTACTACCAGCAGATGGTCGAGGAATTGGGCGCCAGCCACCAAGCGGCCGATGGCATTGCCGGGCTGTATCGACAGGCCATCGAGCAGGGGCACGGTCAGGCGGCGGTGCCAGAGCTTGTCGCCCTGCTGGCTGAGGCACCGCGTTAG
- a CDS encoding trimeric intracellular cation channel family protein — MTALVYWLDMAGVIVFALSGVILACRSRMDPFGMLVLAAVASIGGGTLRDLVLGVRPVFWVTDPTYLWVILATVALSILGFHYIHRLTRAFLPVTDACGLALFTVIGTHKALMLGSAGVVAVLMGLMTGVAGGMLRDVLARRVPMVLRQEIYATASIVGGTAYVVLLALQLNAVLAIGLSLALTLSLRLAAIYWHLSLPTFAWVVTAPPAPTASETAAEPGDAVSVRTRPKARVKLIKPGQSRRRR, encoded by the coding sequence GTGACAGCACTGGTCTACTGGCTGGACATGGCAGGGGTGATCGTCTTCGCGCTGTCGGGGGTGATTCTCGCCTGCCGCTCACGCATGGACCCCTTCGGCATGCTGGTGCTGGCGGCGGTGGCCAGCATCGGCGGCGGCACCCTTCGGGATCTGGTGCTGGGTGTGCGCCCGGTGTTCTGGGTCACCGACCCGACCTATCTGTGGGTGATCCTGGCCACCGTCGCCCTGTCGATTCTCGGCTTCCACTACATTCACCGCCTGACTCGCGCCTTCCTGCCGGTGACCGATGCCTGTGGGCTGGCGTTGTTCACGGTGATCGGCACCCACAAGGCCCTGATGCTCGGTAGCGCCGGCGTGGTGGCGGTGCTGATGGGGCTGATGACCGGGGTGGCCGGTGGCATGCTGCGTGATGTACTGGCGCGGCGGGTGCCGATGGTGCTGCGCCAGGAGATCTATGCCACGGCGTCGATCGTCGGCGGCACGGCCTATGTGGTGCTGCTCGCCCTCCAGCTTAACGCCGTGCTGGCGATCGGGTTGTCGCTGGCCTTGACCCTCTCGCTGCGCCTGGCCGCCATCTACTGGCACCTGAGCCTGCCGACCTTCGCCTGGGTGGTGACTGCGCCGCCGGCCCCGACGGCTTCCGAGACGGCGGCCGAGCCTGGTGATGCCGTGAGCGTGCGGACGCGGCCCAAGGCCCGCGTCAAACTGATCAAGCCGGGGCAGTCGCGACGGCGCCGCTGA
- a CDS encoding DUF3541 domain-containing protein, producing MQPRAFRYGDYHPNDLRVRWVLLWLLCVLLAGCAIAPLPQPDIAAEIRSRYDAALETLPQAQQRHYAQRLYRLTGDERYRQALEAYAARLVASLQQDIAGLARPGYASRRAAVLLERYPQRTAKQRRRRQMLGEWGEVIFAKRLAFRLNQARFHGLLNEAQLPDYRRALDYLATQDYKAFLTSPAVIEVYAAQVANLTHDLYGLGVVDYRDEAIAAFRAHYPEERDAALSRVSFRNKIYGLTHFVIAASDYYQHPVSAEAHGWILEYFETHLARILAETKEDIYTEVGIGFLLAEQEAHPAVERIKQALRHAYDPMARMIPGEYGSIDLARGEHRNVLAIMLLEWPERLYQGPLLSSGP from the coding sequence ATGCAGCCACGAGCGTTTCGGTATGGAGATTATCACCCGAATGACCTAAGGGTTCGTTGGGTCCTGCTATGGCTGCTGTGTGTCCTGTTGGCGGGCTGTGCCATTGCGCCGCTACCCCAGCCGGACATCGCGGCCGAGATCCGCTCGCGCTATGACGCCGCCCTCGAGACCCTGCCTCAGGCTCAGCAGCGCCACTATGCACAGCGCCTGTACCGCCTCACCGGCGATGAGCGCTATCGCCAAGCGCTCGAGGCCTATGCCGCTCGCCTGGTGGCGTCCCTTCAGCAGGATATTGCCGGTCTCGCCAGGCCGGGGTACGCCTCCCGCCGTGCGGCGGTGCTGCTCGAGCGCTACCCCCAGCGCACGGCGAAGCAGCGCCGACGCAGGCAGATGCTGGGGGAGTGGGGGGAGGTGATCTTCGCCAAGCGCCTGGCCTTCCGCCTCAATCAGGCGCGCTTCCATGGACTCCTGAACGAGGCGCAGCTGCCGGATTACCGGCGGGCGCTCGACTATCTCGCCACGCAGGATTACAAGGCCTTCCTCACGTCGCCTGCAGTGATCGAGGTCTATGCCGCTCAGGTCGCCAACCTGACCCATGACCTTTACGGGCTGGGCGTGGTGGATTATCGCGACGAGGCGATCGCCGCCTTTCGGGCGCACTACCCGGAGGAGCGAGACGCGGCGCTGAGCCGGGTCTCATTTCGCAACAAGATCTATGGCCTGACGCATTTCGTGATCGCCGCCAGCGACTACTATCAGCATCCCGTGTCGGCCGAAGCGCATGGCTGGATCCTCGAGTATTTTGAAACGCACCTCGCGCGCATCCTGGCCGAGACCAAGGAGGATATCTACACGGAAGTCGGCATCGGCTTTCTCTTGGCGGAGCAGGAGGCTCATCCGGCGGTCGAGCGCATCAAGCAGGCACTGCGCCATGCCTATGACCCGATGGCCAGGATGATTCCCGGTGAGTACGGCAGTATCGATCTGGCGAGGGGCGAGCACCGTAACGTGCTGGCCATCATGCTGCTGGAGTGGCCTGAGCGGCTTTATCAGGGGCCGTTGCTTTCGTCAGGGCCGTGA
- a CDS encoding PEP-CTERM/exosortase system-associated acyltransferase yields MDEKIDGFINQFQVNIANTKKEKETLRRLRHEIFIEELEYQLKADEKRKLEHDHFDDAAIHCFITHKRTGLIAGCMRLVLPFGEGTLAPALPLEDFCSPLFKHPTYYPQHFPHEKVCEVSRFAIPRIFRNKSRQSNCEGQQIEFHKAEVALFPMIMIGLFLATFALVGLTGRPHVFALMQPNLPRALSFSGFHFTRITDIFEYFGTRGAYYINHQRASNEFKRELAPLYRHIKHQIRDSLPDEYRPASHRSHEALL; encoded by the coding sequence ATGGACGAAAAAATCGACGGGTTTATCAATCAGTTCCAGGTCAACATCGCCAACACCAAGAAGGAAAAGGAAACTCTTCGCAGGCTTAGGCATGAAATTTTCATCGAAGAACTCGAGTACCAGCTAAAAGCCGACGAGAAAAGAAAGCTAGAGCACGATCACTTCGATGACGCAGCCATTCATTGCTTCATTACACATAAGCGGACGGGACTCATCGCAGGCTGCATGAGACTGGTCCTTCCTTTCGGGGAAGGCACCCTGGCACCGGCACTGCCACTAGAAGACTTCTGCTCACCGCTGTTCAAGCATCCGACCTATTACCCCCAGCACTTTCCGCATGAAAAAGTCTGTGAAGTATCAAGGTTCGCCATCCCCAGAATATTCCGAAACAAAAGCAGGCAGAGCAATTGCGAAGGGCAACAGATCGAATTTCACAAGGCTGAAGTCGCGCTGTTTCCAATGATCATGATCGGCCTCTTCCTTGCCACCTTCGCCTTGGTCGGATTAACGGGGAGGCCACATGTCTTTGCACTGATGCAGCCTAACCTACCACGAGCATTGTCGTTTTCAGGCTTCCACTTCACCAGAATAACCGACATCTTCGAATATTTTGGAACCCGCGGTGCCTACTACATCAACCACCAGCGGGCCAGCAACGAATTCAAGCGCGAACTCGCCCCCCTCTACCGGCATATCAAGCACCAGATCAGAGACAGCCTGCCGGACGAGTACCGCCCCGCTTCGCACCGGAGCCATGAGGCACTACTCTGA
- a CDS encoding EAL domain-containing protein: MDSAPQTRPKLGLTWRVIALSSLLLLGLTIIFTLVGRENLLRQFDDSRDVQLQRQAREIRQALSQSMDSLRQIAALNASPTPELGVALKQADASTIADTFRYKWPTMQLEAGIDELMVLDVDGQPLAQWGDHQPDDRLPVAKWGKDVVTSDMPFMALRCFTNCRQYVLVPMLVDGQSHGVILVSRSLADVTRQARKVSGSDIALLITGQEAREQPGRTRHIGAWHGWLAALTNQQETLPLVYQAAYQRSLADLREMPLRLQQDDRHIELSLVSLDSSDAQDANGHFLLMSDITSQLDAIDRDTATILMTGLLGWLAAEALLLAILWQPMQRVRRLSSVLPALAEGGFARAKQMIPRPKRRLLDEIDLLDATALDLADQLETLQGEVQSRGELLTARLQELASERDFIESLLDTAHVLILTQDDHGRISLINQYCQDMLGQPYDIILGQRFEALFIASGDSRNGVNQQQAEERLLRSAEGEQRTIAWYHAHLSDSGNRAMHTISVGIDITDRKAAETRLTWLANRDPLTGLYNRRAFLASVEAALASGKSGVLLFMDLDQFKDVNELSGHPAGDRLLELVARNIEIQIGERGIVARLGGDEFAVLLERADETEATRVAQSLEMTLDNTCLLLPDGRRHRASGSIGIACYPLHGHSPDELMANADVAMYKAKESSLQRWHILSTIDEAKNELQQRVYWIERIRYALQNDEFELMAQPIARLADLEIQHYEILLRLRGEQGELISPWHFIPIAERSGQIVQIDRWVLSKSLRILYAIQNSGITLSVNLSGHTLHDPDLSRFIEKEIHDSGANPEQLILEITETAAVTDFSTAREVIQTLRDLGCKTALDDFGVGFSSFHYLGKLPVDYIKIDGSFIQTICESTDSQVIVKAIADIAHGFGKQAIAEFVSDDDTIAALKEYGIAYGQGFHIGKPEPANKLFSEISSARISQH, translated from the coding sequence ATGGACAGTGCACCGCAGACCCGACCCAAGCTTGGACTGACATGGCGCGTTATCGCCTTGAGCAGCCTGCTGCTGCTTGGACTGACCATCATCTTCACCCTGGTGGGGCGAGAAAACCTGCTACGCCAGTTCGATGACTCCCGTGATGTCCAACTGCAACGCCAGGCCAGGGAGATTCGGCAAGCCCTCAGCCAGTCGATGGATAGCCTGAGACAGATCGCGGCACTGAATGCATCCCCGACCCCAGAGCTAGGTGTTGCCCTGAAGCAGGCAGATGCATCCACTATCGCCGATACCTTCAGGTACAAATGGCCGACCATGCAGCTGGAAGCGGGTATCGATGAACTCATGGTATTGGACGTCGATGGCCAACCACTGGCTCAGTGGGGAGATCACCAGCCCGACGATCGCCTTCCCGTCGCGAAGTGGGGCAAGGACGTGGTTACCTCTGACATGCCCTTCATGGCATTACGCTGCTTCACCAACTGCCGCCAATACGTGCTGGTTCCCATGTTGGTGGACGGTCAGAGCCATGGTGTCATTCTGGTGTCGCGCTCGCTGGCCGATGTAACGCGACAGGCCCGGAAGGTCTCGGGAAGCGACATCGCCCTGCTGATCACAGGACAAGAGGCACGGGAGCAACCGGGCAGGACTCGCCATATCGGTGCCTGGCATGGCTGGTTGGCTGCCCTCACCAACCAGCAGGAAACCTTGCCACTGGTTTATCAGGCCGCCTACCAACGCTCTCTTGCCGACCTACGAGAGATGCCGCTCAGGCTGCAGCAGGATGACCGCCATATCGAACTCAGCCTGGTTTCGCTCGATAGTAGCGATGCTCAGGATGCGAATGGCCATTTCCTGCTGATGTCCGATATCACCTCACAGTTGGATGCCATCGACAGAGACACCGCTACGATCCTCATGACCGGCTTGCTTGGCTGGCTCGCGGCCGAGGCCTTGCTGCTGGCCATTCTCTGGCAGCCCATGCAACGAGTGCGCCGACTCTCAAGTGTACTGCCCGCGCTGGCAGAAGGCGGCTTTGCCAGAGCCAAGCAGATGATACCGAGACCTAAGCGGCGTCTGCTGGATGAAATTGATCTGCTTGATGCCACGGCACTGGACCTTGCCGATCAACTGGAGACCCTTCAAGGTGAAGTCCAGTCTCGTGGCGAGCTTCTGACTGCTCGTTTGCAAGAACTGGCAAGCGAGCGTGACTTCATTGAAAGCCTTCTGGACACGGCTCATGTACTGATCCTGACCCAGGACGACCACGGCAGAATCAGCCTGATCAACCAATACTGCCAGGATATGTTGGGCCAGCCCTATGACATTATTCTTGGTCAGCGATTCGAAGCCCTCTTCATTGCCAGTGGCGATTCGAGAAATGGCGTGAACCAGCAGCAGGCGGAGGAGCGCCTGCTGCGTAGTGCGGAGGGTGAGCAACGCACCATCGCCTGGTATCACGCTCATCTCTCCGACAGCGGCAATCGCGCCATGCACACCATTTCGGTCGGTATCGACATAACCGACCGAAAAGCCGCCGAGACGCGCCTCACTTGGCTTGCCAATCGTGACCCTTTGACAGGCTTGTATAATCGTCGTGCCTTCCTCGCGAGTGTCGAGGCGGCGCTCGCGAGCGGCAAATCGGGGGTACTGCTGTTCATGGACCTCGACCAGTTCAAGGATGTCAATGAGCTCAGTGGTCACCCCGCCGGCGACAGACTCCTCGAGCTCGTGGCACGGAATATCGAGATACAGATTGGTGAGCGAGGGATTGTCGCCCGACTGGGAGGCGATGAGTTTGCCGTGCTGCTTGAACGGGCCGACGAGACGGAAGCCACCCGGGTGGCGCAGTCGCTGGAAATGACGCTGGACAACACCTGCTTGCTGTTGCCGGACGGACGCCGCCACCGTGCGAGTGGGAGTATCGGTATCGCCTGCTATCCACTGCATGGTCATTCACCCGACGAACTGATGGCGAATGCCGATGTGGCCATGTACAAGGCGAAAGAAAGCAGTCTACAGCGCTGGCATATTCTCTCCACCATCGATGAAGCCAAGAATGAACTACAGCAGCGTGTCTACTGGATAGAGCGGATTCGCTACGCATTGCAGAACGATGAGTTCGAACTGATGGCACAACCCATCGCCCGCCTGGCCGACCTCGAAATACAGCATTACGAAATATTATTGAGATTGCGAGGAGAGCAGGGAGAGCTGATATCACCTTGGCACTTCATCCCTATCGCCGAGCGTAGTGGACAGATTGTGCAGATAGACCGTTGGGTCCTGAGCAAAAGCCTCAGGATTCTCTATGCCATCCAGAACAGCGGCATCACCTTATCGGTCAACCTTTCCGGACATACCCTGCATGATCCTGACTTGAGCCGCTTCATCGAGAAGGAAATCCATGACAGTGGCGCGAATCCCGAGCAATTGATCCTGGAGATCACCGAAACAGCTGCCGTCACGGATTTCTCGACTGCCAGAGAAGTCATCCAGACGTTACGCGATTTGGGCTGTAAAACGGCCCTGGATGACTTTGGCGTGGGCTTCAGCAGTTTCCATTACCTGGGAAAGCTTCCTGTCGACTACATAAAAATAGATGGATCATTCATTCAGACGATCTGCGAAAGTACTGACAGCCAAGTCATCGTCAAGGCCATTGCGGATATTGCCCATGGCTTCGGCAAGCAAGCCATCGCCGAGTTTGTCTCCGACGATGACACGATCGCGGCATTGAAAGAGTATGGCATCGCCTATGGCCAGGGGTTTCATATCGGAAAGCCCGAACCCGCCAACAAGCTATTTAGTGAGATAAGTTCGGCAAGAATCTCTCAGCACTGA
- a CDS encoding porin encodes MIVSKPYQWSEAGTRFLGLLGLVGAFGTTTAAAQDMSDTLQVHGFLSQALIVTDDNNFFGPSSESGGSTKFTEVGVNFSVRPHEDVLVAAQVLSRRAGGDGSEAQPELDYGVIDYQAFSNQKRTIGLQLGRFKNPFGFYNQTRDVAFTRPSILLPQPIYFDRTRTLGLAGDGATVYAEERISSGSIRAQLGLGEAQSGEDVDRALGFSDRPGTFDSESSLIAQVRYEHDGGRIVSAISYGRAKANYDSTDENLDNGKLDFQPWIFSLQYNAEDWSLTGEYAIRKNELSGFNEPRNFSITGTSWYIQYLYRLQKDWQWLVRYDSLINNRDDPSGEGFETRGAGPAHSQFAKDWTLGLQWQPHPRVLVSAEYHYVDGTGWLPVQDNPDPADTDRYWNMLLTQLSLRF; translated from the coding sequence ATGATCGTGTCCAAGCCATATCAATGGAGTGAAGCCGGGACACGGTTCCTTGGCCTTTTAGGCTTGGTAGGGGCCTTCGGCACAACTACTGCCGCCGCTCAGGACATGAGCGATACGCTGCAGGTGCATGGCTTCCTGAGCCAGGCCCTGATAGTGACCGATGACAACAATTTCTTCGGCCCCAGCAGCGAAAGTGGTGGCAGCACCAAGTTCACCGAAGTCGGCGTGAACTTCTCCGTGCGTCCCCACGAGGATGTGCTGGTCGCCGCACAGGTGCTAAGCCGTCGGGCCGGTGGCGATGGCAGCGAGGCGCAGCCCGAGCTGGACTATGGCGTGATCGATTATCAGGCGTTTTCGAACCAGAAGAGAACTATTGGCCTACAGCTAGGCCGCTTCAAGAACCCCTTTGGTTTTTACAACCAGACGCGTGATGTGGCCTTCACGCGGCCCAGTATCCTGCTACCACAACCGATCTACTTCGACAGGACGCGCACGCTTGGCCTGGCCGGAGATGGTGCCACTGTCTACGCCGAAGAACGCATCAGTAGCGGAAGCATTAGAGCCCAGCTCGGGCTCGGCGAGGCTCAATCGGGTGAGGATGTCGACAGGGCGCTGGGCTTTAGCGACAGGCCGGGCACATTCGATTCAGAGTCTTCGCTGATCGCCCAGGTCCGATACGAGCATGACGGAGGGCGCATCGTCTCGGCGATCAGCTACGGTCGTGCCAAGGCCAATTACGACTCGACCGACGAAAACCTCGATAACGGCAAGCTGGATTTCCAGCCATGGATCTTTTCGCTTCAATACAATGCCGAAGACTGGAGTCTCACCGGAGAGTACGCCATAAGAAAGAACGAACTCAGCGGCTTTAATGAACCAAGAAATTTCTCGATTACTGGCACCAGCTGGTACATCCAGTACCTCTACCGATTGCAGAAAGACTGGCAGTGGCTTGTCCGCTACGACAGTCTGATCAACAACCGTGATGACCCGTCAGGCGAGGGTTTCGAAACCAGAGGGGCAGGGCCTGCCCACTCACAGTTTGCCAAGGATTGGACCCTGGGTCTGCAGTGGCAACCCCACCCAAGGGTGCTGGTATCCGCAGAATATCACTACGTCGATGGCACCGGGTGGCTACCTGTTCAAGATAATCCTGACCCCGCAGATACTGATCGGTACTGGAACATGCTCCTGACGCAGCTTTCGTTGCGCTTCTAG